One Candidatus Zixiibacteriota bacterium genomic region harbors:
- a CDS encoding Gfo/Idh/MocA family oxidoreductase has product MSRDRGSPRGLRLGVIGLGAWGKNLLREFSRTPGATVTIACDAEASARDRAQAQNPQIAVTARVEDVYTSDVDAVVVSTPPISHYELASAALAAGKDVFVEKPLVMDVASGERLVDQAERGGRILMVGHIMEYHPAIEWLKRYIADGGLGAIHYLYSTRVNLGQLRDNENAMWSLAPHDISMIAYLLDDQPRRTTAVGHAYLRPGIEDVVFMTLEFSANRMAHVHASWLDPHKVRSLTIVGQKRMAVFSDTEATEKIRVFDKGVDVSRNYETYAEYLTLRTGDVHIPVVDNSQPLAVECRHFVDCVRDRTRPRSDGHDGLRVLKVLAAAQKSLEAGGIPVEIPALTGP; this is encoded by the coding sequence ATGAGCCGGGATCGTGGCTCTCCCCGGGGGTTGCGTCTGGGGGTGATCGGTCTGGGTGCGTGGGGGAAGAACCTGTTGCGTGAGTTTTCCCGGACGCCGGGAGCCACCGTGACGATCGCCTGTGATGCGGAAGCCTCCGCCCGCGACCGGGCTCAGGCCCAGAACCCACAGATAGCTGTGACGGCGCGCGTCGAAGATGTGTACACGAGCGACGTCGATGCTGTCGTGGTCTCAACGCCGCCGATTTCGCACTACGAGCTGGCGTCTGCAGCATTGGCGGCCGGCAAGGACGTCTTTGTCGAGAAACCACTCGTTATGGACGTTGCCTCCGGAGAGCGTCTCGTCGATCAGGCCGAGCGCGGCGGCCGCATTCTGATGGTCGGGCACATCATGGAGTACCACCCCGCCATCGAGTGGCTCAAGCGCTACATCGCCGATGGCGGTCTGGGCGCCATCCACTACCTCTATTCCACCCGCGTCAATCTGGGGCAGTTGCGCGACAACGAGAACGCCATGTGGTCGCTGGCGCCGCACGACATCTCCATGATTGCCTACCTGTTGGATGATCAGCCGCGGCGCACGACCGCCGTGGGACACGCCTATCTCCGTCCGGGGATCGAGGACGTTGTCTTCATGACACTGGAGTTTTCGGCCAACCGCATGGCGCACGTCCACGCCAGCTGGCTGGATCCCCACAAAGTCCGCTCCCTGACGATCGTTGGGCAGAAGCGAATGGCCGTGTTCTCCGACACCGAGGCGACCGAGAAGATCCGGGTCTTCGACAAGGGAGTGGATGTTTCGCGCAACTATGAGACGTATGCGGAGTATCTGACGCTGCGCACCGGCGATGTCCATATTCCGGTGGTGGACAATTCACAACCGCTGGCGGTCGAGTGTAGACACTTCGTCGACTGCGTGCGTGACCGAACGCGGCCCCGTTCCGACGGACATGATGGCCTGCGCGTACTAAAAGTTCTCGCGGCGGCGCAGAAATCGCTGGAAGCCGGCGGCATTCCCGTGGAGATTCCGGCGTTGACCGGACCATAG
- a CDS encoding GNVR domain-containing protein, with product MGRSGAAANGGILPLVTALLQYRRPLWSYPMAIAVVVTGLSFLFPNMYRSHVTVLPPERDFQSMGQSSSELKAYFSSGLALPMMATPSDILAAVLMSETARDSLAQRLSLERRWQASRAGVRTMLGGCTGVKVTPVGIIEVWAEDRNPWFADTLVNTLVAVADRINQAIVNTKAGRTRQFVEQRLDETRVALDGATTALQQFQNQHRTVALDVEIQAIVESAAKLRAQMTADQIELSVLQRTLSPEHPQIRALETRIRQTVQKLTEFESPVVSDSAPEFLGAGLTELPRLTQELAARLRDVKVAEALYELLIEQFEHARIQERRDTPTFSVLDRAVGGGSKVRPRRVILALSSLVVGFVLTTAMVLARVRLEHLAATDPARHEALLNLWRTVLPHRGLGKRKVAT from the coding sequence ATGGGCCGGTCTGGTGCGGCTGCCAACGGTGGCATTCTGCCGCTGGTGACGGCGCTGTTGCAGTACCGCCGGCCGCTGTGGTCCTACCCGATGGCAATCGCCGTCGTGGTCACCGGTCTCTCGTTCCTTTTTCCCAATATGTATCGCTCGCATGTGACCGTCCTGCCGCCGGAGCGCGACTTTCAGAGCATGGGGCAGTCCTCGTCGGAGCTGAAGGCCTATTTCTCTTCCGGTCTGGCACTGCCGATGATGGCAACGCCCTCGGACATTCTGGCGGCGGTTCTCATGTCGGAGACGGCGCGCGATTCCCTGGCCCAGCGTCTGTCGCTGGAGCGGCGCTGGCAGGCGTCCCGTGCCGGGGTGCGGACCATGTTGGGCGGGTGCACCGGCGTGAAGGTCACGCCGGTGGGGATCATTGAAGTCTGGGCCGAGGACAGAAACCCCTGGTTCGCCGACACGTTGGTGAACACGCTGGTTGCCGTGGCGGACCGGATCAACCAAGCGATCGTCAACACCAAGGCCGGCCGGACGCGGCAATTCGTGGAGCAACGACTGGACGAGACGCGGGTGGCCCTGGACGGCGCGACCACGGCGCTGCAACAGTTCCAGAATCAGCACCGTACCGTGGCGCTCGACGTGGAGATTCAGGCGATCGTAGAGAGCGCCGCCAAGCTGCGGGCCCAGATGACGGCCGATCAGATTGAATTGTCCGTCTTGCAGCGCACGCTGTCCCCCGAGCACCCGCAAATCCGTGCGTTGGAAACGCGCATCCGCCAGACGGTACAGAAGCTGACGGAGTTCGAGTCGCCGGTCGTATCGGACAGCGCACCGGAATTCCTGGGGGCCGGCTTGACGGAGCTGCCGCGCCTGACGCAGGAGTTGGCGGCACGTCTGCGTGACGTCAAGGTGGCGGAAGCACTCTACGAGCTCTTGATTGAGCAATTCGAGCATGCGCGCATCCAGGAGCGGCGCGATACGCCGACCTTCTCCGTGCTGGATCGGGCGGTCGGCGGCGGATCCAAGGTCCGTCCCCGGCGTGTGATTCTGGCTCTGAGTTCACTCGTCGTCGGGTTCGTTCTGACGACGGCGATGGTGTTGGCGCGTGTCCGTCTTGAGCATCTCGCGGCGACCGATCCGGCGCGGCATGAGGCGCTCCTGAACTTGTGGCGGACGGTGCTTCCCCACCGAGGACTCGGTAAACGAAAGGTGGCGACATGA
- a CDS encoding SLBB domain-containing protein, giving the protein MLVAAAVSPLGLLMGPIIVLGLLFPGRSSAVETPPKQEKTVTVPVPFAVPVGKPAEEPGPTIAPEMPAYLDQVVDPAEYTVGPGDKLLINVWSERPDQFAVAITPEATVIVPNVGEIGVKGMTLKGVKEAVIAQLQAFFPRADISVTLTEVRRFRVTVTGAVKRPGLHIVTANTRASEVLETAGLRDDGSWREIRLQRRDTTIIVDLGAFERLGLREANPYLAEGDVLVASPRDPRWGTVEIFGSVNKPDRFNYSPGDLVGDLIELGYGLSADADTTHLELWRFAPGSNEAHRVEWPAGTTYSQWRQFMLLPDDRLIVRAVESFRPKRSVLVSGEVARPGRYIFPGETVSLRTVIDSAGGFLPTADLSHALILRSAVPAWSVEQRARLAKVPEELRERSESDWMMADALSVQGRVATDFVRLFTLGDESYNVPLIEGDEVIVPRTTESVNILGRVVQPGFVPHEPGAGLKHYLDRAGGYAWQADRRGTFLVRGATGAAVKRGRITKIDAGDTIVVPTKRGHNWWSAFRETMTVVSSLATVYLVVDQATK; this is encoded by the coding sequence ATGCTCGTTGCCGCTGCCGTTTCTCCGCTGGGCCTTCTGATGGGCCCGATCATCGTCTTGGGCTTGCTGTTCCCCGGCCGGTCGAGCGCCGTCGAGACGCCACCCAAGCAGGAGAAGACGGTCACGGTCCCCGTCCCCTTCGCTGTCCCTGTGGGAAAACCGGCCGAAGAGCCGGGGCCGACGATCGCACCTGAGATGCCGGCGTACTTGGACCAGGTCGTTGATCCGGCGGAATACACAGTCGGCCCCGGAGACAAGCTCCTCATTAATGTTTGGAGTGAACGTCCGGATCAGTTCGCCGTGGCGATTACGCCCGAAGCGACGGTGATCGTTCCCAACGTCGGCGAAATCGGTGTAAAAGGGATGACGTTGAAGGGCGTCAAAGAGGCGGTCATCGCGCAACTGCAGGCCTTCTTCCCGCGCGCCGACATTTCCGTGACGCTGACCGAGGTGCGCCGCTTTCGCGTCACCGTCACTGGCGCGGTGAAACGGCCGGGGCTTCACATTGTGACCGCCAACACGCGCGCGTCCGAAGTCTTGGAGACAGCGGGATTGCGGGACGATGGTTCGTGGCGGGAGATTCGTCTCCAACGGCGCGACACGACGATCATCGTCGACTTGGGTGCTTTCGAACGGCTTGGGTTGCGCGAGGCCAACCCCTATCTGGCGGAGGGGGACGTCTTGGTGGCCTCCCCCCGGGATCCCCGTTGGGGGACGGTGGAGATCTTCGGATCGGTCAACAAGCCGGACCGCTTCAACTATTCGCCCGGTGATTTGGTGGGGGATCTCATCGAGCTGGGGTATGGGCTGTCCGCAGATGCGGACACGACGCATTTGGAATTGTGGCGTTTTGCTCCCGGCAGCAACGAGGCGCACCGCGTGGAATGGCCGGCCGGAACGACCTATAGCCAGTGGCGACAATTCATGCTGTTGCCGGATGACCGACTCATCGTTCGGGCTGTTGAGTCGTTTCGGCCCAAGAGGTCCGTACTGGTCAGCGGCGAAGTGGCCCGTCCGGGACGATACATCTTCCCAGGCGAGACCGTGTCGCTGCGGACGGTGATCGACTCGGCGGGGGGGTTTCTGCCGACGGCGGATCTCAGCCACGCCCTCATCCTGCGCTCAGCCGTTCCGGCCTGGTCGGTGGAACAGCGTGCGCGTCTGGCCAAGGTTCCCGAGGAATTGCGGGAGCGCTCCGAAAGCGACTGGATGATGGCAGACGCCCTATCGGTCCAGGGACGCGTCGCGACCGATTTCGTCCGGCTGTTCACGCTGGGCGATGAGTCGTATAACGTACCGCTGATCGAGGGGGACGAGGTCATCGTTCCCCGGACGACGGAGAGCGTCAACATCCTCGGACGTGTCGTCCAGCCGGGTTTCGTTCCACACGAGCCGGGAGCGGGTTTGAAGCACTACTTGGATCGAGCGGGTGGCTACGCCTGGCAGGCCGATCGCCGGGGCACCTTCCTGGTCAGGGGCGCGACCGGTGCCGCCGTCAAGCGGGGGCGGATCACCAAGATCGACGCCGGGGACACCATCGTCGTGCCGACGAAGCGAGGTCACAACTGGTGGTCGGCATTTCGTGAGACAATGACCGTCGTTTCGAGTCTGGCCACCGTCTACCTCGTCGTTGATCAGGCCACCAAATGA
- a CDS encoding sugar phosphate nucleotidyltransferase yields the protein MSGLAPGGGGMADALCDAVVLAGGFGTRLKPLTASLPKPMVPVGNRPLMEYVIDLLATHGLKNVMVLLFFQAEHIIEHFGDGARFGVSIRYLRPEGDFGTAGSVRQALPQLADRFLVIAGDVLTDLDLSAAWDFHTSHRAEASIVLTHQDNPLPFGVVITDDEGRIIRFLEKPSWGEVFSDTVNTGIYILEKSLMARWPADCNVDFGHDLFPQTLADRRPMYGVVSDGYWRDVGHVDDYAAAHFDLMAGRIRVRWPAPERRIGHTRLIAGHDCVIAADARLSGTVVLGDRVSIGPRAQIVDSVIGPGTVIGQGAMIRRSVLWSAVSVGMGCDLNEAVVQSGARLGGKVTLRERTIVSEMCRLGENVTVQPNCRIWPRKTVEDGARVSSSIVWGEQYNRELFTDAKVSGLTNREMTPEFAARLGGAFAAQFALGSTLVVARDQSVEARAITEALKSGVTSAGVHVRDLRDTVVPILRFDLSQGQQERAYQGGVYVRRSPDDRHVTDAIFFDAAGFDLSVGTARAVERVFFREDFRRVDSDRIGTIRYPEHVLDRYRDMFLLRVNADVIREQHFRIIVDYANGPMAAVLPSILAQLGVESVALNGIPGDADPVAHDAAQRSLGRIVTALEYDLAAQINAAGEKLVLVDRRGVTLSGQDLLLPVAALFWRGHPGATIAVPVMASATLDELATQHRGTVYRVKSDHLAMMIAASSGKADLVAGTRGGFIVPAWQRAADAAAALVHILEMLASGGVALDELAREHHPGVFAEAVVPCAWNRKGNLMRRLMQETATQERSLIDGVRLRVDRGWLWVGPDRRSAHFRLLAEGATAADAQAIAAEWSARLTSWIEEMDAASAPERDGADEGAEQ from the coding sequence GTGAGCGGGCTGGCTCCGGGTGGCGGCGGCATGGCTGATGCGCTGTGCGATGCCGTCGTGTTGGCCGGCGGATTCGGTACGCGGTTGAAGCCGTTGACCGCCTCCCTGCCCAAGCCGATGGTCCCCGTGGGCAATCGGCCGCTCATGGAGTACGTCATCGATCTTCTGGCCACCCACGGCCTGAAGAACGTCATGGTGTTGCTCTTCTTCCAGGCGGAGCACATTATCGAGCATTTTGGAGACGGCGCTCGGTTCGGCGTCTCGATCCGCTACCTGCGTCCCGAGGGGGACTTCGGCACGGCCGGAAGCGTGCGTCAGGCGCTGCCGCAACTGGCGGATCGATTCCTGGTGATTGCCGGGGACGTGTTGACCGACCTGGATCTGTCGGCCGCCTGGGATTTCCATACCAGCCACCGCGCTGAGGCCAGCATCGTGCTGACACATCAGGACAATCCCCTGCCGTTCGGCGTCGTCATCACGGACGACGAAGGTCGGATCATCCGCTTTCTGGAGAAGCCTTCGTGGGGTGAGGTGTTCTCGGACACCGTCAACACCGGGATCTATATTCTCGAGAAATCGCTCATGGCCCGCTGGCCCGCGGATTGCAACGTCGACTTCGGTCATGACCTGTTTCCCCAGACGCTGGCGGACCGGCGCCCGATGTACGGCGTCGTGAGCGACGGGTATTGGCGCGACGTGGGACACGTGGACGATTACGCCGCGGCGCACTTTGACCTCATGGCGGGCCGCATCCGCGTACGGTGGCCCGCTCCTGAGCGCCGCATCGGCCACACGCGGCTGATCGCCGGACACGATTGCGTGATCGCGGCCGACGCCCGGTTGTCCGGCACCGTCGTGCTGGGGGATCGTGTTTCGATCGGCCCGCGGGCACAGATCGTGGATTCCGTCATCGGTCCCGGCACCGTAATCGGGCAGGGGGCCATGATCCGGCGATCGGTTCTTTGGTCAGCGGTCTCGGTGGGGATGGGCTGCGATCTCAATGAGGCCGTGGTGCAATCGGGAGCCCGGCTGGGGGGCAAGGTCACGCTGCGGGAACGAACGATCGTCTCGGAGATGTGTCGGCTCGGTGAGAATGTCACCGTGCAGCCCAACTGCCGCATTTGGCCGCGCAAGACCGTCGAGGACGGTGCCCGGGTCTCCTCCAGCATCGTCTGGGGAGAACAATACAATCGCGAGTTGTTCACCGATGCCAAGGTGAGCGGCCTGACCAACCGGGAAATGACGCCCGAGTTTGCGGCGCGTTTGGGTGGCGCGTTTGCCGCTCAGTTCGCCTTGGGAAGCACGCTGGTGGTAGCCCGGGACCAGTCCGTGGAGGCGCGCGCGATTACGGAAGCCCTGAAGTCTGGTGTGACCTCGGCGGGCGTTCACGTGCGCGACCTGCGCGACACCGTCGTGCCGATCTTGCGATTCGATCTCAGCCAGGGGCAGCAGGAGAGAGCATATCAGGGCGGGGTGTACGTCCGTCGTTCTCCCGACGACCGGCACGTTACCGACGCGATATTCTTTGACGCCGCCGGGTTCGATCTGTCGGTCGGGACGGCGCGGGCGGTGGAGCGGGTCTTCTTCCGTGAGGATTTCCGCCGGGTGGACAGTGATCGGATCGGGACGATTCGCTATCCGGAGCACGTTCTGGATCGTTACCGTGACATGTTCCTGTTGCGCGTGAACGCGGACGTGATTCGCGAGCAACATTTCCGCATTATCGTGGACTACGCCAATGGTCCGATGGCGGCGGTCCTGCCGTCGATCTTGGCGCAACTCGGTGTGGAATCGGTGGCGCTGAACGGAATCCCCGGCGACGCGGATCCTGTCGCCCACGACGCGGCGCAGCGGTCGTTGGGTCGGATTGTCACCGCCTTGGAGTACGATCTGGCAGCGCAGATCAACGCGGCCGGCGAGAAACTCGTGCTCGTCGATCGGCGTGGGGTGACGCTGTCAGGTCAGGATTTGCTTCTCCCGGTGGCGGCGCTCTTTTGGCGTGGTCATCCAGGGGCGACGATCGCCGTTCCCGTCATGGCCAGTGCGACCCTCGACGAGCTGGCAACGCAGCACCGGGGCACAGTGTATCGAGTCAAAAGCGACCATCTGGCCATGATGATTGCCGCATCCTCGGGGAAGGCTGACCTGGTGGCGGGGACGAGGGGCGGGTTCATTGTCCCCGCTTGGCAGCGGGCTGCCGATGCGGCCGCGGCGTTGGTGCACATTCTGGAGATGCTCGCCTCCGGCGGCGTCGCCCTGGACGAGCTGGCACGCGAACACCACCCGGGGGTGTTTGCCGAAGCTGTCGTGCCGTGCGCCTGGAATCGGAAGGGGAATCTGATGCGTCGGCTGATGCAGGAGACGGCAACGCAGGAGCGCTCCCTGATTGACGGCGTGCGCCTGCGCGTGGACCGTGGCTGGTTGTGGGTCGGGCCGGATCGCCGCAGCGCGCATTTTCGACTTTTGGCCGAGGGTGCGACGGCCGCCGACGCTCAAGCGATTGCAGCGGAGTGGAGCGCACGACTGACGTCTTGGATCGAGGAGATGGACGCCGCATCGGCTCCGGAGCGGGATGGTGCAGACGAGGGTGCTGAACAATGA